In Oscillatoria acuminata PCC 6304, a single window of DNA contains:
- the lepB gene encoding signal peptidase I: MTSEKTELKTTAPIESTGWKQLRDNVQILAVALILALGIRAFVAEPRFIPSVSMVPTLEVGDRIVVEKLSYHWRSPTTGDIIVFDPPEALQQYGYTKNQAFIKRVIATEGQFVRIHNGQLYLNDEPLTEDYIAEPPDYEWGPQQVPNDTVFVMGDNRNNSNDSHVWGFLPKTNIIGRAVGRFWPINRIGFLDN, translated from the coding sequence ATGACCTCTGAGAAAACGGAATTAAAAACAACAGCCCCCATCGAATCAACCGGGTGGAAGCAGTTGCGAGACAACGTGCAAATTTTGGCAGTCGCCTTGATTTTAGCCCTAGGGATTCGAGCTTTTGTCGCCGAACCGCGATTTATTCCCTCCGTCTCAATGGTCCCGACCCTAGAAGTCGGCGATCGCATCGTCGTCGAAAAACTGTCCTATCACTGGCGATCGCCCACCACCGGAGATATCATCGTCTTCGATCCGCCAGAAGCCCTTCAACAGTATGGTTACACCAAAAACCAAGCCTTTATCAAACGAGTCATTGCCACTGAAGGTCAATTTGTCCGCATTCACAACGGCCAACTCTACCTCAATGACGAACCCCTAACCGAAGACTACATCGCCGAACCCCCAGACTATGAGTGGGGTCCCCAACAAGTCCCTAACGACACCGTATTTGTCATGGGAGATAACCGTAATAACAGCAATGATTCTCATGTTTGGGGGTTTTTACCCAAAACCAACATCATTGGCCGCGCAGTCGGGCGATTTTGGCCGATTAATCGGATCGGTTTCCTCGACAATTAA
- a CDS encoding TIGR00297 family protein — MQTEEFVFNYGALLNPWLVAVGLNTVLLTIVYFLPKKLLTSAGIIHAWILGVLIWGALGWPGYAVVGFYFIVGSAVTRIGMAQKEAEGIAEKRSGARGPENVWGSALTAAVCALGVLGVQWLDGAEVVPLLLLGYVASFSTKLSDTSASEVGKVYGKRTFLITTLQPVPKGTEGAVSLEGTTAGVVASVAVALVGYVVGLIDVTGVGLCVIAAFIATNLESVIGATIQEQVSWMTNEVVNIINTTIGAIAAIGLAIALRGVLG, encoded by the coding sequence ATGCAGACAGAAGAATTTGTTTTTAATTATGGCGCGTTATTGAATCCTTGGCTGGTGGCGGTGGGATTAAATACGGTTTTGTTAACGATTGTTTATTTTTTACCCAAAAAGTTGCTGACTTCAGCAGGAATTATCCATGCATGGATTTTGGGGGTGCTGATTTGGGGGGCCTTGGGTTGGCCCGGATATGCGGTGGTGGGGTTTTATTTTATTGTGGGTTCGGCGGTGACGCGGATTGGGATGGCACAGAAGGAGGCGGAGGGAATTGCGGAGAAGCGATCGGGGGCCAGGGGGCCGGAAAATGTTTGGGGTTCGGCATTGACAGCAGCAGTTTGTGCCTTGGGAGTGTTGGGGGTGCAATGGTTGGATGGGGCGGAAGTGGTGCCGTTGCTGTTGTTGGGGTATGTGGCGAGTTTTAGTACGAAGTTGTCGGATACGTCGGCGAGTGAGGTGGGGAAGGTTTACGGCAAGCGGACGTTTTTGATTACGACTTTGCAACCTGTGCCGAAGGGGACCGAGGGGGCGGTTTCTCTGGAGGGGACGACTGCCGGGGTGGTGGCATCCGTGGCAGTTGCTTTGGTGGGGTATGTGGTGGGGTTGATTGATGTGACTGGGGTGGGGTTATGTGTGATTGCGGCATTTATTGCCACAAATTTAGAGAGTGTGATTGGGGCGACGATTCAGGAACAAGTGAGTTGGATGACGAATGAGGTGGTGAATATTATTAATACAACGATTGGGGCGATCGCTGCCATTGGACTGGCGATCGCCTTGAGGGGGGTTTTGGGTTAA
- a CDS encoding SH3 domain-containing protein: MIRTTIVLATLLALGFSATPTLAQSITCARVQDPDGWVNVRDLSSGQVVGRLNNNTYLAYRSVTSDGYAILVSALNRGVHQSRLETSPNRYCTVFWTVEDADGWSNLRASPGGDIIGRVRSGGRVLRIGGGENWAQVITSDGTFGYIHNSRLRGMSTW; encoded by the coding sequence ATGATCAGGACAACAATAGTTTTAGCAACGTTGCTGGCTCTAGGCTTTTCAGCAACACCAACTCTGGCTCAATCCATAACCTGTGCGCGGGTTCAGGACCCGGATGGCTGGGTAAACGTGCGAGATTTATCCAGTGGGCAAGTTGTCGGACGATTGAACAACAATACTTATTTAGCCTATCGATCAGTCACTTCCGATGGGTATGCAATTTTAGTTTCTGCTCTTAACCGAGGCGTTCATCAGAGTCGTTTGGAAACGTCACCCAATCGTTACTGTACCGTGTTTTGGACTGTGGAAGATGCCGATGGATGGTCAAATCTTCGGGCATCTCCTGGGGGAGATATTATTGGCAGGGTTCGGAGTGGGGGTCGAGTTTTGAGAATTGGAGGAGGAGAAAATTGGGCGCAAGTAATTACCTCCGATGGGACTTTTGGGTATATCCACAATTCGCGCTTACGGGGAATGAGTACCTGGTAA
- a CDS encoding thioredoxin family protein, which yields MTANLPEKPPTSFLNQLRNLIIVLTATVLAVGIFLGLRTESTTVSLTDLETNSIPYEVALENGKPTLMEFYANWCTSCMAMAPEMKELETEYAESVNFVMLNVDNTKWLPELTKYRVDGIPHFVFLGGDGEAIAEAIGEIPRAVMAENIEALIAGNPLPYAKAKGQSSALNSAAAPTNAGKTDPRSHSVQVVN from the coding sequence ATGACTGCGAATTTACCTGAAAAACCCCCTACTTCCTTCCTGAATCAACTCAGAAATCTGATTATTGTCCTAACGGCTACGGTCCTAGCGGTGGGGATTTTCCTGGGATTGCGGACTGAATCGACTACGGTTTCCTTAACGGATCTGGAAACGAATTCTATCCCTTACGAGGTGGCATTGGAGAATGGCAAACCGACTCTGATGGAATTTTATGCCAATTGGTGCACAAGCTGTATGGCAATGGCACCGGAAATGAAGGAACTGGAAACGGAATATGCAGAAAGCGTTAACTTTGTGATGTTGAATGTGGACAATACGAAATGGTTACCCGAGTTGACGAAATATCGGGTTGATGGTATTCCTCATTTTGTGTTTTTAGGGGGAGATGGAGAGGCGATCGCAGAGGCGATCGGCGAAATTCCTCGGGCAGTTATGGCGGAAAATATCGAGGCATTAATTGCTGGGAATCCGTTACCCTATGCCAAGGCTAAAGGTCAAAGTTCTGCCCTAAATAGTGCCGCAGCCCCAACAAATGCGGGTAAAACTGACCCTCGCAGTCATAGCGTTCAAGTGGTAAATTAA
- a CDS encoding esterase/lipase family protein, which produces MNQNKPKNPVMLVHGIWDTSDIFSKISPVLTELGWSVYSLNLIPNDSSIGLDRLAEQLENFIKQTLGGDRPFDLIGFSMGGIVSRYYLQRLGGIERVQRFISISAPNQGTLTAYALPLPGCLQMRPKSPFLEDLNRDAVEMLGRVNFTSIWTPYDSMIIPAKSSQLPIGKEVILPVLVHRWMVSDRRCLQVIAETLSEPLRVNTDVS; this is translated from the coding sequence ATGAATCAAAACAAGCCAAAAAACCCCGTGATGTTAGTTCATGGAATTTGGGACACCAGTGATATTTTTAGTAAAATTTCTCCGGTTTTAACCGAACTGGGATGGTCCGTTTATAGCTTAAATTTAATTCCCAATGATAGTTCGATTGGATTAGACCGTTTAGCGGAACAACTGGAAAATTTTATTAAGCAAACATTAGGAGGCGATCGCCCCTTTGATTTAATCGGATTCAGTATGGGGGGAATTGTCAGCCGGTACTATCTCCAGCGACTTGGTGGTATTGAGCGGGTACAACGATTTATTTCCATCTCTGCCCCGAATCAAGGGACTCTAACCGCTTACGCATTGCCTCTACCGGGATGTTTGCAAATGCGTCCGAAAAGCCCGTTTTTAGAAGATTTGAATCGGGATGCAGTGGAGATGCTAGGACGGGTGAATTTTACCTCAATTTGGACACCTTATGATAGTATGATTATCCCGGCCAAAAGCTCGCAACTGCCCATAGGGAAAGAAGTAATATTGCCGGTTTTGGTTCATCGATGGATGGTGAGCGATCGCCGCTGTTTACAGGTAATAGCCGAAACCCTATCAGAACCTCTCCGTGTTAACACTGACGTCTCCTAA
- a CDS encoding NIL domain-containing protein, giving the protein MKKRVTLTFPKRSVQMPITYRLAKDFNVAANIIRAQVAPNQVGTLVVELSGDIDQLDAAMDWMRAHDITISLASREILIDEESCVHCGLCTGVCPTEALHLNRESFQLNFTRSRCVVCEQCIPTCPVQAISTNL; this is encoded by the coding sequence GTGAAAAAACGAGTTACCCTAACCTTTCCTAAACGTTCGGTACAAATGCCAATTACTTATCGATTGGCGAAAGATTTTAACGTAGCTGCTAATATTATTCGTGCCCAGGTTGCACCCAACCAAGTGGGGACCCTGGTGGTTGAATTATCCGGGGATATTGATCAACTGGATGCGGCAATGGATTGGATGCGCGCCCATGATATTACCATTTCCCTAGCCTCTCGGGAAATCTTAATTGATGAAGAAAGTTGCGTCCATTGCGGACTCTGTACAGGAGTTTGTCCAACAGAAGCACTGCACCTCAACCGAGAGAGCTTTCAACTGAATTTCACGAGATCGCGTTGTGTCGTTTGTGAACAATGTATTCCCACCTGTCCGGTGCAAGCCATTTCTACAAATCTTTAG
- a CDS encoding 16S rRNA (uracil(1498)-N(3))-methyltransferase produces MNAAKTGNFQQLGQLQRVAIAPTQLQTGGILLDRPQQHYLSRVLRFNPGDRFIAMDGQGQWWLAQLSSNPEFATILESIPVQTELPVPITLILALPKNGWDEVVRQTTELGVTTLVPVLSDRTVLKPSPNKLDRWRRIAREASEQSERQIVPTILDPVTFRDYLALPETPQNRYICVTRTESPHLLAQVLASQRSSAGLQLGPIEIAVGPEGGWTPGEVEQAIASNFQPVSLGSRILRAVTAPAVALSLIAAALEINPTPNQSVSP; encoded by the coding sequence GTGAACGCAGCTAAAACCGGGAATTTTCAACAGTTAGGCCAACTGCAACGAGTGGCGATCGCACCAACCCAACTTCAAACCGGGGGGATTCTCCTCGATCGCCCTCAACAGCATTATCTGAGTCGCGTCTTGCGCTTCAACCCGGGCGATCGCTTTATTGCAATGGATGGACAAGGACAATGGTGGCTTGCTCAATTGTCATCCAATCCTGAATTTGCCACAATTTTAGAATCAATCCCCGTACAAACTGAATTGCCAGTTCCCATCACGTTAATCCTGGCACTGCCTAAAAATGGCTGGGATGAAGTGGTGAGGCAAACCACAGAACTGGGTGTTACCACCCTCGTCCCAGTTTTGAGCGATCGCACGGTCCTCAAACCGAGTCCCAACAAGCTCGATCGCTGGCGTCGCATTGCGCGAGAAGCCTCAGAACAATCAGAACGCCAAATCGTCCCGACTATTTTGGATCCAGTGACCTTTCGGGACTATCTCGCTCTCCCAGAAACACCCCAGAACCGCTATATTTGCGTCACTCGCACGGAATCCCCCCATTTATTAGCGCAGGTTTTAGCCAGTCAACGGTCCTCAGCCGGTTTACAACTAGGTCCCATTGAAATTGCAGTCGGACCCGAGGGGGGATGGACCCCAGGGGAAGTGGAACAGGCGATCGCCTCTAATTTCCAACCCGTTTCTCTCGGCAGTCGCATCCTTCGCGCCGTGACTGCACCCGCCGTCGCCTTATCCCTGATCGCGGCAGCGTTAGAAATTAATCCGACCCCAAATCAGAGCGTTTCACCCTAA
- the sir gene encoding sulfite reductase, ferredoxin dependent has protein sequence MTDNSQKVSKVEGVKERSNYLREPLATELLEDTTHFSHDAYQILKFHGSYQQDNRENRVKGQEKDYQMMLRTRSPGGFIPPQLYLTLERLSEDYGNHTLRVTNRQGFQMHGILKKNLKTAIGEIVHNMGSTLGACGDINRNVMAPPAPFTNRFDYDCVRRYANNIADLLTPQSGAYYEIWLDGEKAISGEENPEVKEARQRNGNRTIFPDSPEPIYGSQFLPRKFKIAVTVPGDNSVDIYSQDLGLIVILDDAGQLEGFNVLAGGGLGRTHNKEETFPRLSDPIGFVRKDDIYDAVKAIVATQRDYGNRVERRLSRMKYLIEDWGVEKFRETVEGYLGKPFEPFRPLPEFKYHDFLGWHDQGDGKLFYGISVENGRIHDRGSLQLKTALRRIVEGFNLPMLLTPHQNVLLYDIAPAQQRDIEQILQECGIKRETEIDPLVRYSMACPALPTCGLAIAEAERGIPGVLARIRALLNQVGLPEEHFVVRMTGCPNGCARPYLAELGFVGRSPGAYQLWLGGSPHQTRLAETYIDSLAIENLEATLEPLFVYFKQEQLHRVEPESFGDFCHRVGFEALRRFAATYSATPNASIQEMVNQFSSPVNSENVTTSGAEPIAASTTSEASVPVTSGSDSPTGETPAAADSGVPPTPPTPPSGGGGGGDDESEGEEGGSSRPPRRRINVSNEIYLQLKTEAERQGKPMSQLAGDAIDAFLKSLTEQA, from the coding sequence ATGACTGATAACAGTCAAAAAGTTTCTAAAGTCGAAGGCGTCAAAGAACGCAGCAACTATTTGCGCGAACCGCTTGCCACCGAGCTTTTAGAAGATACGACTCATTTTTCCCATGATGCCTATCAGATTCTGAAATTTCACGGTTCATATCAGCAAGATAACCGGGAAAATCGGGTCAAAGGACAGGAAAAAGACTACCAAATGATGCTCCGTACCCGATCGCCCGGGGGATTCATTCCACCCCAGCTGTATCTGACCTTAGAACGGCTGTCGGAAGACTATGGCAATCACACCCTGCGAGTCACCAACCGTCAAGGTTTCCAAATGCATGGAATCTTGAAGAAAAACTTGAAGACGGCGATCGGGGAAATTGTCCACAACATGGGTTCTACCTTGGGCGCTTGCGGAGACATTAACCGCAACGTCATGGCCCCTCCAGCGCCATTTACGAACCGTTTCGATTACGATTGCGTTCGTAGATATGCCAACAATATCGCCGATTTGCTGACCCCACAGAGTGGGGCCTATTACGAGATTTGGCTGGATGGGGAAAAAGCCATCAGTGGAGAAGAAAATCCCGAGGTGAAAGAAGCGCGCCAGCGCAATGGCAACCGGACCATCTTCCCCGATTCCCCGGAACCGATTTATGGATCCCAGTTTCTCCCGCGCAAATTCAAAATTGCCGTTACGGTCCCTGGGGACAATTCCGTTGATATTTATTCCCAAGACTTGGGTCTCATCGTGATTCTCGATGATGCGGGCCAACTGGAAGGATTTAACGTCCTTGCTGGAGGTGGATTGGGGCGCACCCATAACAAAGAGGAAACCTTCCCCCGTCTATCCGATCCCATCGGATTTGTTAGAAAAGACGACATTTACGATGCGGTTAAGGCGATCGTCGCGACCCAACGCGATTATGGCAATCGTGTCGAACGCCGTCTTTCCCGGATGAAATACCTCATCGAGGACTGGGGGGTCGAAAAATTCCGGGAAACTGTCGAAGGCTATTTAGGGAAACCATTTGAACCCTTCAGACCCTTACCGGAGTTTAAATACCACGACTTCCTGGGTTGGCACGATCAGGGCGATGGCAAGCTGTTCTACGGAATTTCCGTGGAAAATGGTCGGATTCACGATCGCGGTTCGTTGCAGCTTAAGACAGCTTTGCGGCGGATTGTGGAGGGATTCAACCTGCCGATGCTACTGACCCCACATCAAAATGTGCTACTGTACGATATTGCACCGGCACAACAACGGGACATCGAGCAAATTCTGCAAGAATGTGGGATTAAACGGGAAACCGAAATCGACCCGTTGGTTCGCTATTCAATGGCTTGTCCGGCTTTACCTACCTGCGGTTTAGCCATTGCCGAAGCTGAACGCGGGATCCCCGGGGTCCTCGCTCGCATTCGCGCCTTGTTAAATCAAGTCGGCTTACCCGAAGAACACTTCGTGGTCCGGATGACGGGTTGCCCGAATGGTTGTGCTCGTCCCTACTTAGCTGAACTCGGCTTTGTAGGCAGATCTCCAGGTGCGTATCAACTCTGGTTAGGTGGGAGTCCCCATCAAACTAGGTTGGCTGAAACTTACATTGATAGTTTGGCGATCGAAAATTTGGAAGCTACCCTAGAACCCTTGTTTGTGTATTTCAAACAAGAACAGCTTCATCGGGTTGAACCTGAGAGCTTTGGTGATTTTTGCCATCGGGTCGGGTTTGAAGCCCTGCGTCGCTTTGCTGCTACATATTCTGCTACTCCCAACGCTTCAATTCAAGAAATGGTTAATCAATTCTCTTCTCCCGTTAATTCTGAAAATGTCACGACTTCGGGTGCCGAACCCATTGCTGCCTCTACCACTTCCGAAGCATCGGTGCCGGTAACCTCCGGAAGCGATTCTCCCACGGGTGAAACTCCTGCGGCGGCGGATTCCGGTGTCCCTCCCACTCCTCCGACTCCCCCGAGTGGCGGTGGCGGTGGCGGTGACGATGAGAGTGAAGGGGAAGAGGGCGGTTCTTCTCGTCCTCCTCGTCGCCGGATTAATGTCAGCAATGAGATTTATCTCCAACTGAAGACGGAAGCAGAGCGTCAGGGTAAGCCGATGAGTCAATTGGCTGGAGATGCGATCGATGCTTTCTTGAAAAGCCTGACGGAACAAGCCTGA
- a CDS encoding VOC family protein, protein MNNVFFHLAFPVTDIPKTKEFYAEGLGCQVGRESHTAVILNLYGNQLVAHVTKDPITPQKSIYPRHFGLVFENEADWETLLERAQHHQLQFREEPKRRFPGSPLEHRTFFLEDPFSNLLEFKYYAHPEAIFGSAEFTEIGDRT, encoded by the coding sequence ATGAACAATGTCTTCTTTCATCTGGCTTTTCCCGTCACCGACATTCCCAAGACTAAAGAATTTTATGCTGAAGGTCTCGGTTGCCAAGTCGGGCGCGAATCCCATACTGCTGTTATTTTAAACCTCTATGGCAATCAACTCGTTGCCCATGTCACCAAAGACCCCATCACCCCCCAAAAAAGCATTTATCCGCGTCATTTCGGTTTAGTGTTTGAAAATGAAGCCGATTGGGAAACTCTATTAGAACGCGCCCAACACCATCAACTCCAGTTCCGCGAAGAACCAAAACGACGGTTTCCCGGTTCTCCCTTAGAACATCGCACGTTCTTTTTAGAGGACCCATTTTCTAATTTACTAGAGTTCAAATATTACGCCCATCCCGAGGCAATTTTTGGCAGTGCAGAATTCACCGAAATTGGCGATCGCACTTAA
- the murG gene encoding undecaprenyldiphospho-muramoylpentapeptide beta-N-acetylglucosaminyltransferase yields the protein MANKPIRLLIAASGTGGHLFPALATAEQLPDYQIEWLGVPNRMETQLIGDRYRLHTIPVEGFQQRLGLGTLKIAFRLVSSVFQVRRLLKTGEFHGVFTTGGYIAAPAILAARSLGLPAILHESNALPGKVTRTFSPFCTVVAVGFEKAAQYLPKANTAVVGTPVRSPFLTTPELDLPIPENVPLIAIAGGSQGAVAVNKLVRECAKSWIDAGAWIFHQTGDNDPEVDSFQHPHYISMPFYPNMAGLLHRATLVISRAGAGTLTELAVTKTPSILIPYPFAAEDHQAYNAGVFADAGAAVLYRQQELTAQQLEQQVLDWLKSPESLQKIAEAAGALAVPDSSDRLAQLVRKWVEK from the coding sequence TTGGCAAATAAACCGATTCGACTACTGATTGCTGCGAGTGGAACAGGTGGGCATTTGTTCCCAGCACTCGCCACCGCAGAACAACTCCCAGACTATCAAATTGAGTGGTTGGGGGTTCCCAACCGCATGGAAACTCAACTGATTGGCGATCGCTATCGGTTGCACACCATTCCTGTCGAAGGATTTCAACAGCGTCTCGGACTCGGCACCCTCAAAATCGCCTTCCGACTCGTCAGTTCGGTGTTTCAAGTACGCCGCTTGCTCAAAACTGGAGAATTTCACGGCGTCTTTACCACGGGGGGTTATATTGCGGCTCCTGCAATTTTAGCAGCCCGTTCTTTGGGATTACCAGCCATTCTCCATGAGTCTAACGCCCTGCCGGGGAAAGTTACCCGCACCTTTAGTCCCTTTTGTACTGTGGTGGCAGTCGGGTTTGAGAAGGCGGCGCAATATTTACCGAAGGCAAACACTGCTGTTGTGGGAACTCCGGTGCGATCGCCCTTCCTCACCACCCCTGAATTGGATTTACCCATTCCAGAAAATGTCCCTTTAATTGCGATCGCCGGAGGTTCCCAAGGCGCAGTCGCTGTTAACAAATTGGTGCGAGAATGCGCTAAATCTTGGATTGATGCCGGTGCCTGGATCTTCCATCAAACCGGAGACAATGATCCAGAAGTCGATAGTTTTCAGCATCCGCACTATATTTCTATGCCGTTTTATCCCAATATGGCGGGATTACTGCATCGCGCTACTCTAGTAATTAGTCGGGCAGGTGCGGGGACTTTAACCGAATTAGCGGTGACGAAAACGCCCTCTATTTTAATTCCTTATCCCTTTGCGGCAGAAGATCATCAAGCCTATAATGCAGGAGTCTTTGCCGATGCTGGAGCCGCCGTACTGTATCGCCAACAAGAACTAACGGCACAACAGTTGGAACAGCAAGTGTTAGACTGGCTAAAGTCCCCGGAATCCTTGCAGAAAATAGCAGAGGCAGCCGGTGCGTTAGCCGTTCCCGACAGTAGCGATCGGCTGGCTCAATTAGTCCGCAAATGGGTAGAAAAGTAA
- a CDS encoding GtrA family protein — protein sequence MRTLIEHIRDISKMSVASWLATSLDFVVFTLFNRGVNLQISTAAALGSLAGALLHFTICRFWVFRHSKQHGLAESLGRYIIVSGGALILHSLATTLLANSIIPQEELAWLISKNTVFLFWVYPGTKYMVFGPGQSLKRNPPNLTSTPKQR from the coding sequence ATGAGAACGCTCATCGAACACATTCGAGATATTAGTAAAATGAGTGTTGCCTCTTGGTTGGCAACCTCCCTTGATTTTGTAGTGTTTACGCTGTTCAATCGAGGAGTAAATCTACAAATTTCCACCGCCGCCGCCCTCGGTTCTCTAGCCGGAGCCCTGTTACATTTTACCATTTGCAGATTTTGGGTATTTCGTCATAGCAAGCAGCATGGTTTGGCAGAATCTCTAGGCCGTTATATCATCGTGTCTGGGGGTGCATTAATTTTACATTCCCTCGCCACCACCCTCCTAGCTAACTCTATTATTCCCCAGGAAGAATTAGCCTGGTTAATTTCTAAAAATACGGTTTTCCTCTTCTGGGTGTACCCCGGCACCAAATACATGGTGTTTGGGCCAGGTCAATCTTTAAAGCGAAACCCGCCTAATTTGACCTCAACCCCTAAACAGAGATAA
- a CDS encoding nuclear transport factor 2 family protein: MTNPLSLLQSRLSPSRQSTATPSHNRSAIAAIMVGFTLWCAGGATPTRVAAATAQTAPPELNRILQDIDAAANRQDIQGVMQFYSPTFVNSDGLDYQSLREGLTQLWERFPNLSYRTQIESWEQDGTGFRVETITEITGVETQNDRNLRLTATVRSQQHYSNQQIVRQNILAERNQITTGENPPTLQINLPEEVRPGERYHFDAVVLEPLRNDLILGYALEEPVRTTQYLIPSDLKLEPLSAGGLFKVGQAPSTEDNRWISAIIVRKDGITMVTHRLRIVAPE; this comes from the coding sequence ATGACTAATCCCTTGAGCTTACTGCAATCCCGTTTGAGCCCTTCGCGGCAATCCACGGCGACCCCCAGTCATAACCGTTCGGCGATCGCTGCAATTATGGTTGGTTTCACCCTCTGGTGTGCTGGAGGGGCCACACCAACCCGGGTTGCCGCAGCAACGGCTCAAACTGCCCCCCCAGAACTTAACCGGATTCTCCAGGATATTGATGCGGCTGCCAATCGCCAAGATATTCAAGGGGTGATGCAGTTTTATAGTCCAACTTTTGTCAATTCTGATGGATTAGATTATCAGAGTTTAAGGGAAGGATTAACCCAACTGTGGGAGCGTTTCCCTAATCTGAGCTATCGCACTCAAATCGAGTCCTGGGAACAGGATGGGACTGGATTTAGGGTAGAAACAATTACCGAAATTACTGGGGTGGAGACTCAAAACGATCGCAATTTGAGGTTAACGGCAACGGTGCGATCGCAGCAGCATTATAGTAACCAGCAAATTGTCCGTCAAAATATTCTCGCCGAACGCAATCAAATCACCACCGGCGAAAATCCCCCCACTCTCCAAATTAATTTACCCGAAGAAGTCCGCCCTGGAGAGCGTTATCACTTCGATGCAGTCGTGCTTGAACCGCTGCGAAATGATTTAATCCTCGGTTATGCATTGGAAGAACCTGTTCGCACGACCCAATATTTAATCCCTTCTGATTTGAAATTAGAACCCCTGTCCGCTGGAGGTCTTTTCAAAGTCGGTCAAGCCCCATCTACGGAAGATAATCGCTGGATTTCAGCTATTATTGTTCGCAAAGATGGCATCACAATGGTTACTCATCGCCTCCGGATTGTCGCCCCTGAATAA
- a CDS encoding DUF389 domain-containing protein, producing MSFKFKRLGLLGYLRTIRLFKTWWHSNSGEWKWLAEKPISMEGLNRQVWRSSVPSQSFYVLLGLSAIISTLGLLANSAATIIGAMIIAPLMGPILGIAYGMVMGNRRLLKRSALTLGSGVFLTIFTSFVICNLIGLRAVQGEIMARSQPTLLDLGVALAAGTAGAFAKSRRHIADALPGVAIAVALVPPLSVIGIGISLASNEIFIGSSLLFLTNLIGIVFSGGVVFITQEYGSLKRAKEGFIISVFALTILGVPLGFSLNNLVLRDNVRRSITVLISQETLTFSKTDVRRVQVETQGEALIVNLEVAATANSISENQVKLVRDFLEERLQRPISLNVQVIPLTQFTAPSDAVDPNLDPDVGEDFIDQEPEN from the coding sequence GTGAGCTTTAAGTTCAAGCGACTGGGACTCTTAGGGTATTTGCGAACTATCCGGTTGTTTAAAACCTGGTGGCACAGTAATAGCGGAGAATGGAAATGGCTGGCGGAAAAACCTATATCGATGGAAGGCTTGAACCGCCAAGTCTGGCGGTCCTCGGTCCCTTCCCAAAGCTTTTATGTTTTGCTGGGGTTGTCCGCCATCATTTCTACCCTAGGACTACTGGCTAATAGTGCCGCTACGATTATTGGAGCGATGATTATCGCTCCTTTAATGGGCCCGATTCTAGGCATCGCTTATGGCATGGTGATGGGGAATCGCCGCTTGTTAAAGCGATCGGCTTTAACCCTGGGCAGTGGCGTATTTTTAACGATTTTCACCTCGTTTGTTATCTGTAACCTAATTGGCTTAAGAGCGGTTCAAGGGGAAATTATGGCCCGATCGCAGCCGACGTTACTGGATCTCGGGGTGGCCTTAGCCGCTGGTACCGCAGGCGCTTTTGCTAAATCTCGCCGCCATATTGCTGATGCCTTACCCGGAGTGGCGATCGCGGTGGCCTTAGTTCCTCCCTTAAGCGTCATCGGTATCGGAATTTCTTTAGCCTCTAATGAAATTTTTATTGGCAGTTCTTTACTATTTTTAACCAATTTAATCGGAATTGTTTTTAGTGGTGGTGTAGTTTTTATTACCCAAGAATATGGGTCACTCAAACGGGCAAAGGAAGGTTTTATCATCTCTGTGTTTGCCTTAACTATTTTAGGGGTTCCTTTAGGATTTTCCCTCAACAACTTAGTCTTACGAGATAATGTTCGCCGCAGTATTACCGTTTTAATTAGTCAAGAAACCCTAACTTTTTCTAAAACTGATGTCCGGCGGGTACAGGTTGAAACCCAAGGAGAGGCACTGATTGTCAACCTCGAAGTTGCTGCCACAGCAAACTCGATTTCAGAAAACCAAGTTAAGCTCGTGCGAGATTTTTTAGAAGAAAGACTGCAAAGACCCATCTCATTGAATGTTCAAGTGATTCCTCTGACCCAATTTACGGCTCCCTCTGACGCGGTAGACCCCAATTTAGATCCAGATGTGGGAGAAGATTTTATTGATCAAGAACCCGAGAATTAA